A genomic segment from Ignavibacteriales bacterium encodes:
- a CDS encoding tetratricopeptide repeat protein, whose amino-acid sequence MNNNTEKIITHVKDVLINFLSQSDADEFIKAVKVYANSFEMIDADIPEIDQRHINYQFPDGVDERVIVDKIITLSERLLLKDKYYSLLLELAQLMIKIGNQAFALEILTDLKNAIGANEDFRIFNGDANLLISKIYWTQAQWEDCDFYLEEAYSSFRSVNYLKGFAKCENMLGTIYGEKGEFKKALTHFEAALVILKESDDLSTQAMILTNLGIIYTIYGDYEKAIWNYKDSIEKFKSLNDKSRIARVYHNIGMLYTRMGEYYLALEQFNSSITLSIENNYQSNSAVSYIGKAFIYTKLKNLPLADAFTDKAMEVACKLNDTLSIADIYRIKGIIQSNLNNFELSEELFENSIRLNDDFENKYNKAESSQELGNLLKQEHRKAEAEVHLKSAEKILKEFKKK is encoded by the coding sequence ATGAACAATAATACAGAAAAAATTATCACACACGTTAAAGATGTACTGATAAACTTTCTTTCACAGTCTGATGCTGATGAATTTATTAAGGCTGTAAAAGTTTATGCCAATTCCTTTGAAATGATTGACGCTGATATTCCAGAAATAGACCAGCGGCACATTAATTATCAATTTCCTGATGGTGTTGATGAAAGGGTTATTGTTGATAAAATAATTACGCTTTCTGAAAGACTTTTATTAAAAGATAAATACTACAGTTTATTATTAGAACTTGCTCAACTGATGATAAAGATTGGTAATCAGGCTTTTGCGTTAGAAATTTTAACTGATCTTAAAAATGCAATTGGCGCTAATGAAGATTTTAGAATTTTTAATGGTGACGCAAATTTGCTTATATCAAAAATCTATTGGACTCAAGCACAATGGGAAGACTGTGATTTTTATCTTGAAGAAGCATACTCAAGTTTTAGAAGTGTAAACTACCTTAAAGGTTTTGCAAAATGCGAAAATATGCTTGGCACCATATACGGTGAAAAAGGAGAATTCAAAAAAGCTTTAACTCATTTTGAAGCAGCTTTAGTGATCCTTAAAGAAAGTGATGATCTTTCAACACAGGCAATGATCTTAACAAACCTTGGTATTATTTACACTATTTATGGAGATTATGAAAAAGCTATCTGGAATTACAAAGATTCAATCGAAAAGTTTAAAAGTTTAAATGATAAAAGCCGTATTGCAAGAGTATATCATAACATCGGAATGCTCTACACAAGGATGGGCGAATACTATTTAGCTTTAGAACAATTTAATAGTTCTATTACTCTTTCTATTGAAAATAATTATCAATCCAACTCAGCAGTTTCTTACATTGGTAAAGCTTTCATCTATACAAAACTTAAAAACCTACCTTTAGCGGATGCATTTACCGATAAAGCGATGGAGGTTGCTTGTAAGTTGAATGACACTTTATCTATTGCAGATATTTATAGAATTAAAGGAATAATTCAATCAAACCTTAATAACTTTGAACTTTCTGAAGAGTTATTTGAGAACAGCATCAGGTTAAATGATGATTTTGAAAACAAATATAATAAAGCTGAAAGTTCTCAGGAGCTTGGAAATTTACTCAAGCAAGAACATAGAAAAGCCGAAGCTGAAGTTCATTTGAAATCTGCAGAAAAGATTTTAAAGGAATTCAAAAAAAAATAA
- a CDS encoding DUF2225 domain-containing protein, translating to MQNSVNTYDSEIKNLLRDYFAEDDYKKLIFDTNHSASTDKVSAQISDLYKKQLNIKIEDNCNRMQIDRAITFAEKRLESDKYFEFILKLGEICNDAGKYYLAQEIFNKINRRTKNKSLKAKSLIGLADISSRKANWTRSISLVTEAESIYKETNDKAGISNCFNMLGSISGEMGDIERAKTYFNQSLFFANESDEKELNAKIEANLGIVNSILGNTDEAVEHLEISLNIYKEIKDLKKVSELYHNIGTNFLQYNDTKSALAAFDKGIDIAVENQYWSSLALLYLAKSQILIANQDLRIAKEFADKALSISHNLDDKLTIADIYRVRGMIAKQLNDTQTAKSYLMISLRINTKQRNSLNIAETSAELASIYKEEGKHELGNNYLHQALDYYRKTNVKDKILVIEKMLGLETVQSNAVEVQNEQ from the coding sequence ATGCAAAACTCAGTAAATACATATGATAGTGAGATTAAAAATCTCTTGAGGGATTATTTTGCTGAAGATGATTATAAGAAATTGATTTTTGATACTAACCATTCAGCCTCAACTGATAAAGTTTCAGCGCAGATTAGTGATTTGTACAAAAAGCAATTAAATATCAAAATAGAAGATAATTGTAATCGAATGCAGATTGATAGAGCCATAACATTTGCAGAAAAAAGACTTGAATCTGATAAATATTTTGAATTTATCTTGAAACTTGGCGAAATCTGTAATGATGCAGGCAAGTATTATTTAGCTCAAGAAATCTTTAATAAAATAAACCGAAGAACTAAAAACAAAAGTTTAAAGGCAAAATCCCTTATTGGATTGGCTGATATCAGTAGCCGTAAAGCTAATTGGACTCGTAGCATCTCTTTGGTAACAGAAGCTGAATCAATCTACAAAGAAACAAACGATAAAGCTGGAATATCAAATTGCTTTAACATGTTAGGTTCCATTTCCGGTGAAATGGGTGATATTGAAAGAGCAAAAACATATTTTAATCAAAGTTTGTTTTTTGCCAATGAATCTGATGAAAAAGAGCTTAATGCTAAAATAGAGGCAAACCTTGGTATTGTTAACAGCATACTTGGTAATACAGATGAAGCAGTAGAGCACCTGGAAATATCATTAAACATCTATAAAGAGATAAAAGATTTAAAGAAAGTTTCGGAGTTATATCATAACATCGGAACAAATTTTTTACAGTATAATGATACTAAATCCGCTCTAGCAGCTTTTGATAAAGGAATTGATATTGCTGTCGAAAATCAATATTGGAGTTCGCTTGCACTTTTGTATTTAGCAAAGTCACAAATTCTAATTGCAAATCAAGATCTAAGAATAGCAAAGGAATTTGCAGATAAAGCATTGTCAATAAGCCACAATCTTGATGATAAGCTTACCATTGCTGATATATATCGAGTTAGAGGAATGATTGCAAAACAACTTAATGATACCCAAACAGCAAAATCCTACTTGATGATAAGCTTGCGGATTAATACCAAACAGCGCAATAGTTTAAACATTGCAGAAACTTCTGCAGAACTTGCCTCTATTTATAAAGAGGAAGGTAAACACGAATTAGGAAATAACTATTTACACCAGGCGCTTGATTATTACAGAAAAACAAACGTAAAGGATAAGATTTTAGTGATTGAAAAAATGTTAGGTTTGGAAACTGTTCAATCAAATGCAGTAGAGGTTCAAAATGAACAATAA